One segment of Rhodanobacter thiooxydans DNA contains the following:
- a CDS encoding alpha/beta fold hydrolase codes for MVSDSHASSSSSRFPVADLSLAVQTRCPGGSPALLFAHGFGQTRGAWGGAAAALAQAGCRCVTFDARGHGESDWMAAGADSASGYHMDQFADDLLRLAAAQPQPPILVGASMGGLLGIVLAGETRPAPFRALVLVDITPRWETAGVERILAFMQAHPDGFANYADAAEQIAAYLPQRRERKSEQQLRPLLREGADGRLRWHWDPALLAGDLVQESERYQPRLQAAATKIDVPVLLLSGARSDVVSRSTVDEFLQLVPHAQHVELPHATHMVAGDANDAFTREVVRFVQSLAPLPASRRVAGAAPSP; via the coding sequence GCTTCCCCGTCGCCGACCTGAGTCTGGCGGTGCAGACGCGTTGCCCCGGCGGCAGCCCGGCGCTGCTGTTCGCGCATGGTTTCGGCCAGACCCGCGGCGCTTGGGGCGGTGCAGCTGCGGCGCTGGCGCAGGCAGGTTGCCGCTGCGTCACCTTCGACGCGCGTGGCCACGGCGAGAGCGACTGGATGGCGGCTGGCGCGGATTCCGCAAGCGGTTACCACATGGACCAGTTTGCCGACGACCTGCTGCGCCTGGCCGCGGCACAGCCGCAGCCGCCGATCCTGGTCGGCGCCTCGATGGGTGGCCTGCTCGGCATCGTGCTGGCCGGTGAAACGCGGCCGGCACCGTTCCGCGCGCTGGTGCTGGTCGACATCACGCCGCGCTGGGAAACCGCCGGGGTGGAACGCATCCTCGCCTTCATGCAGGCGCACCCGGACGGCTTCGCGAACTACGCCGACGCGGCCGAGCAGATCGCCGCCTACCTGCCGCAGCGGCGCGAACGCAAGAGCGAGCAGCAGCTGCGTCCGCTGTTGCGCGAAGGTGCCGACGGTCGCTTGCGCTGGCACTGGGACCCGGCCCTGCTGGCGGGCGACCTGGTGCAGGAAAGCGAGCGCTACCAGCCGCGCCTGCAGGCGGCCGCGACGAAGATCGACGTGCCCGTGCTGTTGCTCTCGGGCGCGCGCAGCGACGTGGTGTCGCGCTCCACCGTCGACGAATTCCTGCAGCTGGTGCCGCACGCGCAGCATGTCGAGTTGCCGCACGCCACGCACATGGTGGCGGGCGATGCGAATGATGCCTTCACGCGCGAAGTCGTGCGCTTCGTGCAGAGTCTTGCTCCATTACCCGCCAGCCGGCGCGTCGCCGGCGCCGCTCCATCGCCATGA